The stretch of DNA TTCGGCGCGGGCGCCTTCCCAGGCGTCTTCTTCGGTCCCGTCGAGCGTGCGTTCATAGTCGGCGTCGCCGAACATGCCAACCTCGATGCCGACATAATCGTCGGGCGGCGGGAAGTTGGTGCGCCATTCATTGCGTTCCTCGTCGTGCCATACGGTCATTTCGGCGGCCTCTTCCTCGGGGGTGGGTTCGGTTTCGGGCTCGGCGTCGGAAGTGGCGGAAAACTGCGCAACTTCATTCGCGATCGCGGTGCTGCGCCACAGGGTGGCGAGCGGGTTGGCACGGTTGTCGCGCGCGGCGAGCCAGAGGGCGAGGGCGGCCGCCATCCCGTCCTTCTGCCCCTCGGCGTCGGTGTTTTCCGCCCCGGCGGCGCCCGGCGCCACAGCTTCGGCCGCGTCGAAGAGCGAGAGGAAGCCCGGCCAGTCGCCGGCGATGATCTGCGCGAGCATCTCCTCGCCTGGCCATCCTCCTTTTTGGGGTGCGCGCGTTTCGACCATCCTGTCGAGCCGCGCGAGCATCGCGAGGCCGAGGCGCGAGTCGATGCGGCGGCGCTTGGCATAGCTGCGGCCCTCCTCGCGCTGGATCTCGGCGGTCTCGTCATGCCCCCAGATCGCCCGGTCGAGCAGTTCGTCGACGAGCCGCCCGCGCGCGATCAGCAGCGCCGCGGCTGAACGCCGCGCCCTCGGGCCGCTGCTTCAGCTGATAGACGGCGGACGGTGACATGCCGACCTTGGCTGCCGAAATCTTCACCGACCCGTTGGTGGCGAAGGCTTCGAGAAAGTCGCGCTGGAGCCGCGGCGTCCAGTGATAGCTGCCGGGGGCGGGGATGGTGGCGGGATTATGCGCGGCGTCGTCCATCAATTCGTCCTTTCGGTTAGGTGAAACCGACAGAATAAACCATATGGGTGAAATGTAGGAAAGGGTTATCTGTTTCCGGAGCCCCGCGGACGGCGCCCTCTGTTTTGATGCTTTCGAGGAGCGAGGCGCGTTGAAGACCCAGCCAAGTTTGGCAGTGCGCTAGAGTACCAGCGGCCAGTGGTTACATAATGTGCTAACCTCTCTTTCGCGATTTGTAGCGGTCTCGCGGAGTTATGCTGACTCATTCTCTGGATATCTTCAAAATATAGATTCGCAGCCTGTCTCGCCTCAGGATCTTTCTTGTGCCGTATAAGCGCGTTAATGTGCTTCTCCGCTAGCGTAACTATTGGATACTGGTCAGAATCCCATGACAGATAGCCATGTTGCTCGGTCAGGGTTTTAACAGCATCGCCAATCAATTTTGCCGTTTCCGAATCATAATGAGGGCGTTTTGCGGCCACTCTTAGCTGTAGGTCAGCAAAAGCATGAACGGCGTAAGGGTTATTGGAATAGGCATCAATAGATTTACCTAGAACAGATAGCGCCTCCTCCTCTTCTCCGATTGTTACCAAATATTGTCCATACTGGAGCCAAAAGTGACCATCTAACTGAAATTCAACTTCAAAGGTTTCATATATTCGCCGTCCTTCCAACTTTCCATGTCGTCTTTTAGCCAGATCGGCATTGAGATTGTGATTTAAGAGAAACTTAAATAGAACAGCATCGAGGCGGCCGACCGTCTTGACGATCGGAATTCTGTATTTAGTAAAATTACGCAATATTTCGATTATAATATCGACTATGTTAGAAAAATCTGCAACATTCTCAATCAAGTGCCGAACGTAAAGTTCATGCCTAGCCCACAATCTTCCATTGGAATCCGTTGTAACGATTCCTTCCAGAGCACCGCAAGCCGATTTGAAATCTCGCTTTTTCGCTAGGCGGGTGTACGCTTCTCGGGCGTGACTTTCTTGGATGCCCGATCGGGCGAGCGTGGCCACGCCGGCGATAATTGCAAGGGTGCGGCAATCATCGTCTGGGAGCGTGAGAAATTCATTGGTGATTACCTTGGTGAAGTTCTCGGACGACGTTGTTTCCTTGAGCGCGATGAGAAGCTGACTTTGTGATGTCTTGAGCTTGTTGATTTTTTCTTCGGCTGTTAGCTTTATGAATGCTGGGGCAGGAACATATTCAATTAGGCGTTGAATGAGTGGTTGGTGATCTTGTTCGCCAAATCTTTGATATAGGAAGTCTTTTGAGATACTCCCAATCCGCCTTTGAATATGGTCTCTCCATTCGCCACTGCGGGCGCTAGTTACCACTGTAATGCGGCCAGGACTTATGCTCATGATGTCCTCGGCAAATCCATCGCCGAATATAAATGCATCGGGGATGTAAAGTACTACGTGTTCGTCCTCGTGAAGGCGAGAAATTAGAGATAGTGAAGATCGGAGAGAGGGGACGTTGCCTTTTAGCTCGTAGATATATGATTTTTCGTTTTCTCGACTGTATTTTAGAAGAGATTGCAAGATCGCTGTCGTTTTTCCGCTGCCCGATTGGCCGTGGGCGATAAAGCAACGCTCTCGATCTCGAAAGGCGTCAGTCATCGACTTGTATAAGCTCTCAGATCTTTGAAGCCAAACGGGCACGGTCGTTGCAGCTAGAAGCCAAGAGGGCGGCGCGCCTTCTAGATAGCGTCGCGCCATGCGTCGTAGAGTTGGTTGCGGTTGGTCGTCTGCGTCCTTCTTGGCTAGAGTCCAAGAGCGGGGAACAACATATTCGGCCGCTTCAATCTCCGCTCTGGAAATGGCTTTGGATACCGCAAGTAAGCGTTCCACAAATGCGTTTGATCGCTTGGCGACTTCGGGAGGCGTGAGATGACTCCCAAGCTTTTCGCTTATCCATTCCACGAAATCCTTAAGAGTGGCTTGAATTATAACGATATTTTTAGCATTGAAGCTCGCAAGTTGAATCTCGGTGAAGTTGTCGGGCGTCACAAGAAAGGCCATTCCCAAGCCGGCTTCAGGTGATGGGCGCGCTCTATCTAGCTCTGCGGACAAGATTGGCTCGTTCAGGCGGCTTCCGATAAAAATGGGGGTGTATGAGATATAGTCAGAAGATAATTCTCTATACCAATCATGCTCATTTTTGTTTATTCGGCGGTTGTAGTCGGCCGGACTAAAAATGAATCCGTGCTCAGGTTTCGATGCGTCGCCGTGAAGGTTTATGATTTGCAGGTAGTCATGTCCGTCATGAACAGATACTTTATCTGCCAAACCGTTAAAATATTTTCTTATTTGTGAAGATGATTTTACGTTATTGATAGAGTCGTCAATATTCCACGTATATATTCTTCTCCACGTGTATTTTAATAGATTCTGGATTTCGTCAGACGGCTGAATTTTCGTGTATTCTAAGCGAAGTATGTCTTCAAACTGCTTTTGGCTTATCCGTGGCCCCACTATCCCAGGAAGAACTTCTGGAAGCTCCTCGCCGGCATAGGGAAGCCCTACTTTTGTGGTAAGTAGTTCCGCTAGCGCTTTGCCTTGACGAACCTTTTCTCCCTGCGAATTCAATGAAGTGGCAGAAGCGCCTGCTCCAAGAGCAAGTACAATATTTCCATCCTTCAGTGCATTCAAAAGCAACTGTTCATCGGCGGCATTAAGCTGAATCACTTCCTTCTCCCCGGCAAATTACGCCGAGTTTACGGTTTTAGATCGAGCATTGCGAGCAGCATTTTGGCGCGCTGAGTCGCGGCTTGGAATGAGTCATTTCAGAATGTGGTGATGCGAGGTGCCGGTTACGCCCCATTCGCCGCCGACAAAATCGCCCGAACACTCGCCGTCGCCACGTCCGTATCCAGCCCGCAGCCGAACAGGCTTTTCCCGTCCGCGGTGCGGCACTCCACGTAAGCTGCGGCCTGCACATTGCTGCCCTGGCCGATCGCGTGCTCGCTATAGTCGACGATGTCCATGATCGGGCCGCCTGACTCGGCGAGCGCGGCGATGACGCTGCTCATCAGGCCGTTGCCGCGGCCGCTGACGCTGCGCGGAGTGCCGTCGATGGTGAGCTTGCCCGCGAAGATGCGGTCGGTGCCCGCATGGCTCTCCGACCAGTCGACGAGCTGGAAGCGCTTGCCCTCGGTGACCAGATAGGCGTGGTCGAAGGCGCCCCAGATGTCCTCGGCGCCGAGTTCGCGGCTCGTCTCGTCGGCGAGTGCCTGGACGACGTGGCTGAAGCTCGCCTGCATTTTCTTGGGGAGTTTCAGGCCCTTGTCCTGTTCGAGCACCCACGCGACGCCGCCCTTGCCCGACTGGCTGTTGACGCGGATCACCGCTTCATAGCTGCGGCCGAGGTCGGCAGGGTCGATGGGGAGGTAGGGGACTTCCCAGCGCTCGTCATTCTGGCGTTCGCGCGCGGCGAAGCCTTTCTTGATCGCGTCCTGATGGCTGCCCGAGAACGCCGTGTAGACGAGCTCGCCGCCATAGGGGTGGCGCGGGTGGACGGGCAGGCGATTGCAATATTCGACCGTCTGGATGACCTCGTCGATGTTCGAGAAGTCGAGCTGCGGGTCGACGCCCTGCGTGTACATGTTGAGCGCGATGGTGACGAGGCAGGTGTTGCCGGTGCGCTCGCCATTGCCGAACAGGCAGCCCTCGACGCGGTCGGCGCCCGCGAGCAGGCCGAGTTCGGCCGCCGCGACGCCGGTGCCGCGGTCGTTGTGGGTGTGCAGGGACAGGATCGCGGCGTTGCGGTTGGGGAGGTTCTTGCCGAAATATTCGATCTGGTCGGCGTAGATGTTCGCGGTGGAGGCCTCGACCGTCGCGGGGAGGTTGAGGATGATCGGGTTGTCGGTGGTGGGCTGGAGGATGTCCATCACCGCGGCGCACACCTCGATGCTGAAATCGATCTCGGTCGTCGAGAAGCATTCGGGGCTGTACTGGAAACGCCAGTTGGTTTGCGGCAGGCGCGCGGCATTGTCGCGGAGCTGCTTGGCGCCGTCGATCGCGATCTGTTTGATGTCGGCCTGATCCATGCCGAACACGATCTTGCGCCACGCGGGGGCGACCGCGTTATAGACGTGGACGATCGCGGTTTTCGCGCCCGCGAGGCTGTCGAAGCTGGTGCGGATGAGGTCGGCGCGCGACTGGGTCAGCACCTGCGGCGTCACGTCGTCGGGGATGCGGCCTGATTTGACGAGGCCCGAGATGAAGTCGAACTCGGTCGCGCCGGCGCTGGGGAAGCCGACTTCGATCTCTTTCAGGCCGATGCGGACGAGCAGGTCGAAGAAGCGCGCCTTTTTCTCGGCATCCATCGGGTCGATCAGCGCCTGATTGCCATCGCGCATGTCGGTGGAGAGCCAGATTGGCGCCTTGGTGGTGACGCGGCCGGGCCATTCGCGGTGGCTCAAGGGAACCTGCGGAAAGGCGCTGTACTTGACCGAGGGGTCGCGGAGCATGGTCATGGTGTTAAAACTTCTTCTGGTGGTTGCGATGCTGTGTCGATCGGACCCTTGAGCGGGTGGCCGCGACTAGCGCGCAGCCAGTGTCACGCCCAAGGGCGTGTAAGTCGCAGAAGAAGAAGGGCGTTGCCGCGCATGAGGAGGCTATTGGTTCAAAATGTCGCGTTTGGCAAGGGGGGAGTGTGAAAATTGCGTGGCGGGCGGGCTCAGCCTGTCACCCATTCGACCTTCGGATCGTTGAAATCGACGACGTCGGCGAGCTCGCGGACGTTCGGATAGCCGTAGCCGACGAGGTTGATGAAGGTCTGGATGTTGAGCGCGAGCGCGGCCGATTTGAGCGGCACGGGGCTGCGGTGGTTCGAGAAATTATTGTTGCAATAGATGAGGATGGGACGGCCCTGGTTCGCGCCCACCACCGCGGCGAGGCTCTCGGCGGTGAAGTCGGTGAGCGGCAGGTTGACCGCGCCCTTGATATGGCCGCGCGCGAAGGCGTCCTTCGAACGCGCGTCGAGGAGGAGGGTGCCGGGCTTCGCGGCCTCGGCCTTGAAGGCGTCGAAGGCGATGAGGCGCGTCGCGCGCGCGGGGGCGACGCTGGCGGTGAGCGTCTGGAACGCGGGATAGTCGATCTGCG from Sphingopyxis sp. CCNWLW2 encodes:
- a CDS encoding rhodanese-like domain-containing protein translates to MRTLLLALALTATPALAQANPQIDYPAFQTLTASVAPARATRLIAFDAFKAEAAKPGTLLLDARSKDAFARGHIKGAVNLPLTDFTAESLAAVVGANQGRPILIYCNNNFSNHRSPVPLKSAALALNIQTFINLVGYGYPNVRELADVVDFNDPKVEWVTG
- the leuA gene encoding 2-isopropylmalate synthase, coding for MTMLRDPSVKYSAFPQVPLSHREWPGRVTTKAPIWLSTDMRDGNQALIDPMDAEKKARFFDLLVRIGLKEIEVGFPSAGATEFDFISGLVKSGRIPDDVTPQVLTQSRADLIRTSFDSLAGAKTAIVHVYNAVAPAWRKIVFGMDQADIKQIAIDGAKQLRDNAARLPQTNWRFQYSPECFSTTEIDFSIEVCAAVMDILQPTTDNPIILNLPATVEASTANIYADQIEYFGKNLPNRNAAILSLHTHNDRGTGVAAAELGLLAGADRVEGCLFGNGERTGNTCLVTIALNMYTQGVDPQLDFSNIDEVIQTVEYCNRLPVHPRHPYGGELVYTAFSGSHQDAIKKGFAARERQNDERWEVPYLPIDPADLGRSYEAVIRVNSQSGKGGVAWVLEQDKGLKLPKKMQASFSHVVQALADETSRELGAEDIWGAFDHAYLVTEGKRFQLVDWSESHAGTDRIFAGKLTIDGTPRSVSGRGNGLMSSVIAALAESGGPIMDIVDYSEHAIGQGSNVQAAAYVECRTADGKSLFGCGLDTDVATASVRAILSAANGA
- a CDS encoding P-loop NTPase, whose protein sequence is MIQLNAADEQLLLNALKDGNIVLALGAGASATSLNSQGEKVRQGKALAELLTTKVGLPYAGEELPEVLPGIVGPRISQKQFEDILRLEYTKIQPSDEIQNLLKYTWRRIYTWNIDDSINNVKSSSQIRKYFNGLADKVSVHDGHDYLQIINLHGDASKPEHGFIFSPADYNRRINKNEHDWYRELSSDYISYTPIFIGSRLNEPILSAELDRARPSPEAGLGMAFLVTPDNFTEIQLASFNAKNIVIIQATLKDFVEWISEKLGSHLTPPEVAKRSNAFVERLLAVSKAISRAEIEAAEYVVPRSWTLAKKDADDQPQPTLRRMARRYLEGAPPSWLLAATTVPVWLQRSESLYKSMTDAFRDRERCFIAHGQSGSGKTTAILQSLLKYSRENEKSYIYELKGNVPSLRSSLSLISRLHEDEHVVLYIPDAFIFGDGFAEDIMSISPGRITVVTSARSGEWRDHIQRRIGSISKDFLYQRFGEQDHQPLIQRLIEYVPAPAFIKLTAEEKINKLKTSQSQLLIALKETTSSENFTKVITNEFLTLPDDDCRTLAIIAGVATLARSGIQESHAREAYTRLAKKRDFKSACGALEGIVTTDSNGRLWARHELYVRHLIENVADFSNIVDIIIEILRNFTKYRIPIVKTVGRLDAVLFKFLLNHNLNADLAKRRHGKLEGRRIYETFEVEFQLDGHFWLQYGQYLVTIGEEEEALSVLGKSIDAYSNNPYAVHAFADLQLRVAAKRPHYDSETAKLIGDAVKTLTEQHGYLSWDSDQYPIVTLAEKHINALIRHKKDPEARQAANLYFEDIQRMSQHNSARPLQIAKERLAHYVTTGRWYSSALPNLAGSSTRLAPRKHQNRGRRPRGSGNR